A window of Acinetobacter sp. TR3 contains these coding sequences:
- a CDS encoding tryptophan 7-halogenase: MEIFDVDVCIAGSGPAGTIVARQLAQVGLSVTLIDRPAHKTHKFGETLPSAAIRLLNKLGLISLTAKLKTENQFSNTTYSEHVGGNMTFWGSNILSTTDSIHDPYGFGLRINRKNFDELLRKEALLSGARFYPSDVVALEKHNDVWKIRLEDGKTIRSKWIVDATGRSAKLIKLLGVERYRGVPLVALYRTCTPQKNVKLNRTIISASQNGWVYTGKINDHQWVIGYHTTPKTATQFHHDNKQWEHLISKNVGLYDLLGNLEFGKDIFSHDVRSSWLEQPIGNGWVACGDALLAFDPIAGQGLFNALYTGMKAAEAILAAEHNENNHRNYTTEINKIINTYENRRYLLYKQEQRWTENPFWQAHQTVAKTT, encoded by the coding sequence ATGGAAATTTTTGATGTCGATGTGTGCATAGCAGGTAGTGGTCCTGCTGGCACCATTGTGGCCAGACAGCTTGCGCAAGTAGGTTTATCAGTTACTCTAATTGATAGACCTGCACACAAAACACATAAATTTGGAGAGACTCTGCCCAGTGCAGCAATTCGCCTACTTAATAAACTTGGGCTTATTTCTCTAACCGCAAAATTAAAAACCGAGAATCAATTTAGCAATACCACCTACTCTGAGCATGTTGGCGGTAATATGACTTTTTGGGGAAGTAATATCTTATCAACCACAGATTCTATCCATGACCCTTATGGCTTTGGATTAAGAATTAATCGTAAAAATTTTGATGAACTACTCAGAAAAGAAGCGCTCTTAAGCGGAGCGAGATTCTATCCATCAGATGTTGTAGCCCTAGAAAAACATAATGATGTATGGAAAATCAGACTTGAAGATGGAAAAACAATCCGTTCCAAATGGATTGTCGATGCAACAGGTCGCAGTGCAAAATTGATTAAACTTCTTGGGGTTGAACGTTACCGTGGAGTTCCATTGGTTGCTTTATACCGTACCTGTACGCCCCAGAAAAATGTAAAACTGAACAGAACCATTATTTCTGCCAGCCAAAATGGATGGGTATACACAGGTAAAATCAATGATCACCAGTGGGTCATTGGATACCATACAACCCCCAAAACAGCTACTCAATTTCATCATGACAATAAACAATGGGAGCATCTGATTTCTAAGAATGTTGGTTTATACGATTTATTGGGCAATTTAGAATTTGGTAAAGATATTTTCTCTCATGATGTACGTAGTAGTTGGTTGGAACAGCCAATAGGCAACGGTTGGGTTGCTTGTGGGGATGCATTACTTGCATTTGATCCTATTGCTGGACAGGGTCTGTTCAATGCTCTTTATACAGGTATGAAGGCCGCAGAAGCTATTTTAGCTGCTGAGCATAATGAAAATAATCACAGAAACTACACCACTGAAATTAATAAAATTATCAATACTTATGAAAATCGTCGTTACCTCCTATACAAGCAAGAACAAAGGTGGACTGAGAACCCTTTTTGGCAAGCACACCAAACCGTAGCAAAAACAACTTGA
- a CDS encoding SDR family NAD(P)-dependent oxidoreductase yields the protein MKLFGKKVKPSQKAFAVVTGAGSGIGRSFALELAKRGGTIVCSDINLDAAKETVALVEALGAKAFAVQCDVAKEEQVNQLAEQAEQLMQSPVTLVINNAGIGLGGKFDEMSSEDWKWCMDINLWGVIYGCRAFVPKFKKLGHGAIINVASAASFTAAPEMTVYNVSKAGVRALSETLSAELRKSNIKVNVLCPTLVPTNIIKNGKVPHKGLLDYALTNLAFTTSDKVAKLTLDRLDKGELYTIPQIDAKLFWLMKRTAPNLYAKFLGTSYRLMK from the coding sequence ATGAAATTATTTGGTAAAAAAGTCAAACCGAGCCAAAAAGCATTTGCTGTAGTGACTGGTGCGGGAAGTGGAATTGGTCGTAGTTTTGCACTTGAATTGGCAAAGCGTGGTGGCACAATTGTGTGTTCAGACATCAATCTTGATGCGGCAAAAGAAACAGTAGCTTTAGTTGAAGCGCTAGGTGCAAAAGCCTTTGCCGTGCAATGTGATGTTGCGAAAGAAGAACAGGTTAATCAATTGGCTGAGCAAGCTGAACAATTGATGCAGAGCCCTGTCACTTTGGTGATTAATAATGCAGGTATTGGTCTTGGTGGTAAGTTCGATGAAATGTCATCAGAAGACTGGAAATGGTGTATGGACATCAACCTATGGGGTGTCATCTATGGTTGTCGTGCTTTTGTACCGAAGTTCAAAAAATTAGGTCATGGTGCAATCATTAATGTTGCTTCAGCAGCATCCTTTACCGCAGCACCAGAGATGACTGTTTATAACGTTTCCAAAGCGGGTGTACGTGCATTATCTGAAACTCTGTCAGCAGAACTTAGAAAGTCGAACATTAAGGTCAATGTACTTTGCCCAACGTTGGTTCCGACCAATATCATCAAAAATGGCAAAGTACCACATAAGGGTCTTTTAGATTATGCCTTGACTAATCTTGCATTTACGACCAGCGATAAAGTCGCAAAGTTGACATTGGATCGTTTAGACAAAGGTGAGCTTTATACCATCCCACAAATTGATGCCAAATTATTTTGGTTGATGAAACGTACTGCACCAAATTTATATGCAAAATTTTTGGGCACATCGTACCGTTTGATGAAATAA
- a CDS encoding catalase family protein, producing the protein MSSYMPSIRFSLLLFAMTPILINISGCSNNLQQRKTITNMHQLPYPTIEGELGEKLQPDEEIIANQITEQIVQSIRSQYSSGNALRDAHPKAHGCVRAEFHVSKSIPKNLAQGIFVPDKTYSAWIRFSNASGDATRADDKKDARGMAIKLLGVPGKKILENDEQALTQDFIMINHPVFFVDEPLRYLSFIEDTNSKSTLKKLHIPFALGFKGTLNALGASNSKISNPVQARYWSMVPYQLGLGANRQAVKYSARPCSLNANTMPNQSDPNFLRAALQDTLNKKDVCMEFLIQPRTSNKMLVENSMNEWKEDKAPFYKVATIHIPQQVFNTPDQNKFCENLSFTPWHSLPEHRPLGAINRLRKVIYENISIVRHEMNSAQRQEPK; encoded by the coding sequence ATGTCAAGTTATATGCCATCGATACGTTTCAGTTTGTTGTTATTTGCCATGACTCCTATTTTGATAAACATAAGCGGTTGTTCTAACAATCTTCAGCAAAGAAAAACCATAACGAATATGCATCAACTTCCCTATCCAACTATTGAAGGAGAACTCGGTGAAAAATTACAGCCTGACGAAGAAATCATAGCGAATCAAATTACAGAGCAAATTGTTCAATCAATTCGAAGTCAATACTCCTCTGGCAATGCATTGAGAGATGCACACCCCAAAGCGCATGGCTGCGTACGTGCAGAGTTTCATGTATCAAAATCTATACCCAAAAACTTAGCTCAAGGAATTTTTGTTCCTGATAAAACCTATTCAGCATGGATTCGTTTTTCTAATGCTTCTGGTGATGCCACAAGAGCTGATGATAAAAAAGATGCGCGTGGTATGGCAATAAAATTGTTAGGCGTCCCAGGTAAAAAAATCTTGGAAAATGATGAGCAAGCGCTGACTCAAGATTTCATTATGATCAACCACCCTGTATTTTTCGTAGATGAACCTTTACGTTATTTATCTTTTATAGAAGATACAAATAGCAAAAGTACTTTAAAAAAATTGCATATCCCTTTCGCATTAGGTTTTAAAGGAACACTCAACGCATTAGGAGCAAGCAATTCAAAAATATCGAATCCAGTTCAAGCTCGCTATTGGTCGATGGTTCCCTATCAATTAGGATTAGGTGCTAATCGTCAAGCAGTAAAGTATTCGGCAAGACCTTGCTCCCTAAATGCGAATACTATGCCTAACCAATCAGATCCTAACTTTTTGAGGGCAGCTCTACAAGATACCTTAAATAAGAAAGATGTATGTATGGAATTTCTTATACAACCAAGAACATCAAATAAAATGCTTGTAGAAAATTCGATGAATGAATGGAAAGAAGACAAGGCCCCTTTTTATAAAGTTGCAACCATTCATATTCCTCAACAGGTTTTTAATACGCCTGATCAGAATAAATTTTGTGAAAACCTTTCATTTACGCCTTGGCATTCTCTACCTGAACATAGACCATTAGGTGCGATAAATAGATTACGTAAAGTAATATACGAAAATATAAGTATCGTCAGACATGAAATGAATTCTGCTCAGAGACAAGAGCCTAAATAG
- a CDS encoding flavin-containing monooxygenase, whose product MTAQAKKLNSADKKALPPHIYDTFIVGAGISGIATAIRLDQVGYTNYKIIEKATRVGGTWRENTYPGCGCDVPSALYSYSFAPSAKWSHLFARQPEILSYLEEVSEKFNVSSKIEFGTELTNAAWDKERNLWVIDTNKGQFLSKTVIFATGPITEAQIPKLEGLETFKGEMFHSAKWNHDYDLTGKRIAVIGTGASAIQFVPQIQPLAKELYVYQRTAPWVVPKPDTDLGEVSKALIEKFPFIQKAWRKTVAQSLNAINFGLRNPAVLKPVGELAKLILRFQIEDAELRKNVTPNFTIGCKRLLFANNYYPALQQANTKLIPHGLVKVEGNTVVSANGERQEVDVIIWGTGFEVSHPPIGKRVSNEKGECLNDLWKSSSPEAYLGTSIENVPNAFLILGPNVLVYDSFIGLAEAQLDYIVDGLLKIKEKGISKLNIKPEVIKKHNDLVQQHLKTTVFNAGGCKSYYLDANGRNFAAWPWSLKQLKQRLKRMDLNDYQVTYQTEKTN is encoded by the coding sequence ATGACCGCTCAAGCAAAAAAATTAAATTCTGCTGACAAAAAAGCATTACCTCCACACATTTACGATACTTTTATCGTAGGTGCTGGTATTTCAGGTATTGCAACTGCAATCCGTCTTGATCAAGTGGGTTACACCAACTACAAGATTATTGAAAAAGCGACGCGTGTCGGCGGCACATGGCGTGAAAATACTTATCCTGGTTGTGGTTGTGATGTTCCATCAGCATTATATTCATACTCATTTGCACCAAGCGCTAAATGGAGTCATTTATTTGCTCGTCAGCCTGAGATCTTAAGTTATTTAGAAGAAGTTAGCGAAAAGTTCAATGTAAGTTCAAAAATTGAATTCGGTACTGAACTCACAAATGCTGCTTGGGATAAAGAGCGTAATTTATGGGTGATTGATACGAATAAAGGTCAATTCCTCTCTAAAACAGTTATTTTTGCGACGGGTCCAATCACTGAAGCTCAGATTCCAAAACTTGAAGGTTTAGAAACTTTTAAAGGCGAAATGTTCCACTCAGCAAAATGGAATCATGATTACGATCTTACAGGTAAGCGTATTGCTGTTATTGGTACAGGCGCTTCTGCGATTCAGTTCGTACCCCAGATTCAGCCTTTAGCAAAAGAGTTATATGTATATCAACGTACAGCACCTTGGGTTGTACCAAAACCTGATACTGACTTAGGTGAAGTTAGTAAAGCATTGATTGAAAAATTCCCGTTTATCCAAAAAGCTTGGCGTAAAACGGTAGCACAATCACTCAATGCGATTAATTTTGGTTTACGTAATCCAGCGGTATTAAAGCCTGTGGGTGAGTTGGCGAAACTGATTTTACGTTTCCAAATTGAAGATGCTGAGTTACGTAAAAATGTAACTCCTAACTTTACGATTGGCTGTAAGCGTTTATTGTTCGCTAACAACTATTATCCAGCATTACAACAAGCTAATACTAAACTGATTCCACATGGTTTGGTCAAAGTGGAAGGCAACACTGTTGTATCCGCAAATGGTGAGCGTCAAGAGGTTGATGTGATTATTTGGGGTACTGGTTTTGAAGTTTCACATCCACCTATTGGTAAACGTGTTTCAAATGAGAAAGGTGAATGCCTGAATGATTTATGGAAAAGTAGTTCTCCAGAAGCATATTTAGGTACAAGTATTGAAAATGTACCGAATGCCTTTTTAATTTTGGGTCCGAACGTATTAGTTTATGACTCATTTATTGGTTTAGCTGAAGCGCAATTGGACTATATTGTGGATGGTTTGCTTAAGATCAAAGAAAAAGGTATTAGCAAGCTAAATATCAAACCAGAAGTGATCAAGAAGCATAATGATTTGGTACAGCAACATTTGAAGACGACAGTATTCAATGCTGGTGGCTGTAAGAGTTATTATTTAGATGCAAATGGTCGTAACTTTGCAGCTTGGCCATGGTCATTAAAGCAGTTAAAACAGCGTTTAAAACGTATGGATTTGAACGATTATCAAGTAACTTATCAAACTGAAAAGACAAACTAA
- a CDS encoding metal-dependent hydrolase, protein MVAQVIRSVFSDKLSTKYQGIIQNFANKSPIPIRHFDFKFNPNELDEKFFLNKELATSYFHALSIFLTFGEDVVIETARHHRDFIHDPILKQRLTSLIGQEAIHSKIHNQFNDEVLKENGYPVELLRAIAAKVFDYGIYKLPQSLQLSLMAGIEHYTAVLAEFMMQHEDYLLGSQDERQRAMWMWHMLEESEHKDIAYDVFLELSGDYWLRITGFLLASLTILGGVSLGGYLMPFLRKPSNLFNPRYMKDVLESTALLFGSERGVFGSSFMHILEYLRPSFHPNDHDTTAYMAYYKERLLNPETGLLSPFFLKEFVPPVRATHA, encoded by the coding sequence ATGGTCGCTCAAGTTATTCGAAGTGTCTTTTCAGACAAACTAAGTACTAAATATCAGGGAATTATTCAGAACTTTGCGAATAAATCACCGATTCCCATTCGCCATTTTGATTTTAAATTTAACCCAAATGAGTTAGATGAAAAATTTTTCTTAAATAAAGAATTGGCTACATCTTATTTTCATGCTTTATCAATTTTTCTAACTTTTGGTGAAGATGTTGTAATTGAAACAGCGCGTCATCACCGTGACTTTATTCATGATCCAATTTTGAAGCAAAGACTTACTTCTTTGATTGGGCAGGAAGCGATTCATTCAAAAATTCATAATCAGTTCAATGATGAAGTTTTGAAAGAGAATGGTTATCCCGTTGAGCTGCTACGTGCAATTGCCGCAAAAGTTTTTGATTATGGTATTTACAAATTACCACAGTCATTACAACTGTCATTGATGGCAGGAATTGAACATTACACGGCAGTGCTTGCTGAATTTATGATGCAGCATGAAGACTATTTACTTGGCTCACAGGATGAAAGACAACGTGCTATGTGGATGTGGCACATGTTGGAAGAATCAGAGCACAAAGATATTGCTTATGACGTATTCCTTGAATTATCGGGGGATTATTGGCTCAGAATTACGGGTTTTCTTTTAGCTAGTTTGACAATTTTAGGTGGCGTATCACTTGGCGGTTATTTGATGCCATTCTTACGTAAGCCAAGCAATTTGTTCAATCCACGCTATATGAAAGATGTATTAGAAAGTACCGCATTATTGTTTGGTAGTGAGCGTGGCGTGTTTGGTAGTAGCTTTATGCATATCTTGGAATACTTACGTCCTAGCTTTCATCCAAATGACCACGATACTACTGCGTATATGGCGTATTACAAAGAGCGGTTACTTAATCCTGAAACGGGATTATTGTCACCATTTTTCCTTAAAGAATTTGTACCACCTGTACGTGCAACTCACGCATAA
- a CDS encoding IS1 family transposase translates to MQITLQIKCPACLSNRIKKNGKKVDGKQNYQCKDCKRQFIGDHALSYQGCHSGITTKILHLMVRGSGVRDIAEVERISIGKVLRTLSQSEYQLHAQQSYYECLEVDEFWTFVGNKQNKEWLIYAYHRESGEIVAYVWGKRDLAMVQRLKARLKKLGVQYTRIVSDHRDIFITAFQCCKQVMGKFFTVGIEGNNCRIRHRIRRGFRRSCNFSKKLENHFKAFDLTFFYINNVFV, encoded by the coding sequence ATACAAATCACCCTACAAATCAAATGTCCAGCCTGCCTGAGTAACCGTATAAAGAAAAATGGCAAAAAAGTGGATGGCAAACAAAATTACCAATGTAAAGATTGCAAACGTCAATTTATTGGTGACCATGCACTGAGCTATCAAGGTTGTCATTCAGGTATCACGACAAAGATACTCCACTTAATGGTAAGAGGTAGTGGTGTAAGAGATATTGCAGAGGTTGAACGTATCAGCATTGGCAAAGTATTACGTACTTTAAGTCAATCAGAATATCAGCTTCATGCTCAACAAAGTTATTACGAATGTCTTGAAGTAGATGAGTTTTGGACGTTTGTGGGTAATAAGCAAAATAAAGAATGGCTGATTTATGCTTACCATCGCGAATCTGGAGAAATTGTTGCTTATGTTTGGGGTAAGCGGGATTTAGCAATGGTTCAACGTCTTAAAGCTAGACTTAAAAAGCTTGGGGTTCAATATACTCGAATTGTGAGTGATCACAGGGATATTTTTATCACAGCATTTCAATGTTGCAAGCAAGTGATGGGTAAGTTTTTTACCGTCGGTATTGAAGGTAACAATTGTAGAATTCGTCATCGAATCAGGCGTGGATTTAGGAGAAGTTGCAACTTTTCTAAAAAGCTCGAAAATCATTTTAAAGCCTTTGATTTGACTTTCTTTTACATTAATAACGTATTTGTTTAA
- a CDS encoding class I SAM-dependent methyltransferase — MKEGQSSRTAEAAAALRANHFQNAENPVFSDPYAFELTSKGWKKLLTTPLTVKVMNSSIFNRTLGLLTGQVVGRSRYAEDLLQQAIEAGIQQYVLVGAGLDSFTLRQAKKHPHLKIFEVDHPDTQAEKQKKLTQLDQVPTNVEFVAIDFEQESIAEALAKSNFQVEQPAFFSWLGTTHYLEPQTTLHTLKSISSIAAAKSEVVMDYSIDYRELSGVERFGSMFVSQFTRFLKEPLKGQFRPRALHQAVNQMGYQVAEDLSGDGLSERYFKNRADHIRHTIATHMLHLRLKV; from the coding sequence ATGAAAGAAGGACAATCTAGCCGAACGGCGGAAGCAGCAGCAGCATTGCGCGCGAATCACTTTCAAAATGCTGAAAATCCAGTATTTTCTGATCCTTATGCCTTTGAATTAACGAGCAAAGGCTGGAAAAAATTATTAACAACGCCTCTGACCGTAAAAGTGATGAATTCCTCTATATTTAATCGAACACTTGGTTTATTAACGGGTCAAGTGGTGGGTCGATCACGTTATGCAGAGGATTTATTGCAGCAGGCTATCGAAGCTGGTATCCAACAATATGTATTGGTTGGGGCAGGGCTAGATTCTTTTACACTGAGACAAGCAAAAAAACATCCTCATTTAAAAATTTTTGAAGTTGATCACCCTGACACTCAAGCAGAGAAACAAAAAAAGTTGACTCAGCTCGATCAGGTTCCAACCAATGTTGAGTTTGTTGCAATTGATTTTGAACAAGAGTCGATTGCTGAAGCATTAGCAAAGAGCAATTTTCAAGTAGAACAACCAGCCTTCTTTTCTTGGTTAGGTACAACCCATTATCTTGAGCCACAAACGACACTTCATACCTTAAAAAGTATTAGCAGTATTGCTGCTGCAAAAAGTGAGGTGGTTATGGATTATTCAATTGATTATCGTGAATTATCTGGCGTAGAACGTTTTGGAAGTATGTTCGTTTCCCAATTCACACGGTTTTTAAAAGAACCCTTAAAAGGGCAATTTAGACCTAGAGCTTTACACCAAGCTGTAAATCAAATGGGCTATCAAGTGGCTGAAGATCTGTCTGGAGATGGTTTAAGCGAACGATATTTTAAAAATCGGGCAGATCATATTCGTCATACCATAGCGACACATATGTTGCATTTACGTTTAAAGGTATAA
- a CDS encoding metal-dependent hydrolase, with the protein MISNTLMKGLSLFKSNPITEQIDFASKKSIPIRHLAIGFEGKQVDLSFYMNNQFATIFFATLSVFLTYGEDLVIETARHHRDLLKDPILRQRVTSLIGQEAIHSKLHNEFNDAIVELGYPVRLYRFLGEQFFDHIFLKFPQPLKLSLMAGIEHFTAVLAEYMMAHEQNFYFSDDAKTRALWMWHMLEESEHKDVAYDVYQTLNGNYALRISGFFLAYFTILGLIPFATTFVPVLRKPQEMLTAKFWKDAKRGVKLVFSPKDGVFGSTQSRIFDYLRTDFHPNDHDASAYFEYYEKKLLSEGGALHPFFVKEFTPKVQAA; encoded by the coding sequence ATGATTAGCAACACATTAATGAAAGGTTTAAGTTTATTTAAATCTAACCCGATAACTGAGCAAATTGATTTTGCAAGTAAAAAAAGTATTCCCATTCGACATTTGGCAATTGGCTTTGAAGGCAAACAGGTCGATTTATCATTTTATATGAACAATCAATTCGCGACTATTTTCTTTGCTACGCTATCTGTATTTTTGACCTATGGTGAAGACTTAGTGATTGAAACTGCACGTCACCATCGTGATTTATTAAAAGATCCTATTTTAAGGCAGCGTGTGACGTCATTGATTGGTCAGGAAGCGATTCACTCAAAACTTCATAATGAGTTTAATGATGCAATTGTTGAGCTTGGCTATCCAGTGAGACTGTATCGTTTCTTGGGCGAGCAATTTTTTGATCATATCTTCTTAAAATTTCCACAACCATTAAAACTTTCTTTAATGGCAGGGATTGAGCATTTTACGGCTGTATTAGCTGAATACATGATGGCACATGAGCAAAACTTCTATTTCTCTGATGACGCTAAAACACGTGCGCTTTGGATGTGGCATATGTTAGAGGAGTCTGAGCATAAAGATGTCGCTTATGATGTTTATCAAACATTAAATGGTAATTATGCACTTCGGATTTCTGGCTTCTTCCTCGCGTATTTTACCATTCTTGGCTTAATTCCATTTGCGACAACATTCGTTCCTGTTTTACGTAAGCCTCAAGAAATGTTGACTGCAAAATTCTGGAAAGATGCAAAGCGTGGAGTCAAACTCGTTTTTAGTCCTAAAGATGGCGTTTTTGGTAGCACTCAAAGCCGTATTTTTGATTATCTACGTACTGATTTTCATCCTAATGACCATGATGCATCTGCGTATTTTGAATATTACGAAAAGAAATTATTGTCTGAAGGTGGTGCATTACATCCTTTCTTTGTTAAGGAATTTACACCTAAAGTTCAAGCTGCTTAA